A part of Solibacillus sp. FSL H8-0538 genomic DNA contains:
- a CDS encoding sensor histidine kinase — translation MKKLSTKIWLLIVLFLLVTIIFMYWFTDFLYEQLYVEDTEVSMVEIGEKLQTIYKGGKVTEDLIQEIESYNAFSNINVFAVRNPRELSACVPFDIDYDTLIGVDERQLLLEGKSITKIGYEERFERQIISVILPFTDQNRLEGILYLYYPLAKISELANKEVLLLLGGALIFSLLIGFFVYKGIRRIMRPLNELQHAVEQMSKGDYGARVAVTSRDEIGTLSSAFNQMAQSIQQEDEAQKVFLATISHELRTPISYVKGYSETIQNGFIEGAERDEALQLITREANRMERLTNELLQLARTNQELDTIEFDPIVLAETIRDALSLLEYQAAVKHITFHTELDEELIVLGDEEKLKQIFINLIENAIRYSNEHSRVLIVTTQASDAAQITVQDYGIGIPEQDLPHITERFYRVNKARSRVDGGSGLGLSIVEQLIKLHNGKLVITSELEKGTCVHITLPLMEEL, via the coding sequence ATGAAGAAATTATCTACAAAAATTTGGTTACTAATTGTCCTGTTTTTACTTGTGACGATTATTTTTATGTATTGGTTTACGGACTTTTTATATGAGCAATTATATGTTGAGGATACCGAAGTCTCGATGGTCGAGATTGGCGAAAAGCTACAAACGATTTATAAGGGCGGCAAGGTAACGGAAGACCTGATCCAAGAAATTGAAAGCTATAATGCTTTTTCAAATATAAATGTATTTGCGGTGCGAAACCCGAGGGAGCTGAGTGCCTGCGTACCGTTTGATATCGATTATGATACATTAATCGGTGTTGATGAACGGCAGCTGCTTTTAGAAGGCAAGTCGATTACGAAAATCGGCTATGAGGAGCGTTTTGAACGTCAAATTATTTCGGTCATTTTGCCATTTACCGATCAAAATCGACTAGAAGGCATTTTATATTTATATTATCCACTTGCCAAAATTTCAGAGCTTGCGAATAAAGAGGTTCTGTTATTGCTCGGCGGGGCACTTATCTTTTCGTTACTAATCGGCTTCTTCGTTTATAAAGGTATTCGTCGCATTATGCGTCCACTAAATGAATTACAGCATGCTGTGGAGCAAATGTCGAAAGGTGACTACGGAGCCAGAGTGGCAGTAACATCGCGTGACGAGATTGGTACACTATCTTCGGCTTTCAATCAAATGGCTCAGTCGATTCAGCAAGAGGACGAAGCACAAAAAGTGTTTTTAGCTACGATTTCACATGAGCTTCGTACGCCGATTAGTTATGTAAAGGGGTATAGTGAAACGATACAAAATGGCTTTATTGAAGGAGCAGAGCGTGATGAGGCACTCCAACTAATTACTCGTGAGGCAAACCGGATGGAGCGGCTCACGAATGAACTACTGCAACTCGCGCGTACGAATCAGGAGCTAGATACGATAGAATTCGATCCAATTGTTTTAGCGGAAACGATTCGTGATGCGTTGTCACTGTTAGAGTATCAGGCAGCAGTTAAACATATAACATTTCATACCGAACTTGACGAAGAATTGATTGTGCTCGGAGATGAGGAAAAACTAAAGCAAATTTTTATTAATTTAATTGAAAATGCGATTCGTTACTCAAATGAACATTCGAGAGTATTGATTGTTACTACGCAAGCTAGTGACGCTGCACAGATTACGGTACAGGATTATGGGATCGGAATTCCTGAACAAGACTTACCACATATTACGGAGCGCTTTTACCGTGTTAATAAAGCACGTAGCCGAGTAGATGGAGGCAGTGGGTTAGGACTGTCCATTGTGGAGCAGTTAATTAAACTGCATAATGGGAAGTTAGTTATTACAAGTGAGCTAGAAAAAGGGACATGCGTGCATATAACGCTGCCATTAATGGAGGAACTATAA
- the hemE gene encoding uroporphyrinogen decarboxylase: MRTINDTLLRAAKGERTDYTPVWYMRQAGRSQPEYREIKQKYSLEEITMQPELCAYVTRLPVENYDVDAAILYKDIVTPLPGIGVDVKIKAGVGPVISNPIRSAADVEKLGEFNAKEHTPFVLDTIKMLTEEQLNVPLIGFGGAPFTLASYMIEGGPSKNYAKTKSFMVSEPQAWFLLMDKLSDMIIVDITAQVEAGAKAVQIFDSWVGALSVEDYRIFIKPIMTRIFGELRKLNVPLIQFGVGASHLVNEWHDLPIDVVGLDWRLPIREARAKGITKPVQGNLDPTLLLADWSVIEARAKDIIDQGLETPGHIFNLGHGVFPEVDPDVLKRLTAFIHDYSREQIATRK, from the coding sequence ATGAGAACAATTAATGATACATTGTTACGTGCTGCAAAAGGCGAACGTACAGATTACACACCAGTATGGTACATGCGTCAAGCTGGTCGTTCACAACCAGAATATCGAGAAATTAAACAAAAATATTCTTTAGAAGAAATTACAATGCAACCAGAATTATGTGCATATGTAACACGTTTACCAGTAGAAAACTATGATGTAGACGCAGCAATTCTATATAAAGATATTGTAACGCCACTACCAGGGATTGGTGTAGACGTAAAAATTAAAGCGGGTGTTGGTCCGGTAATTTCAAATCCAATTCGTTCAGCTGCAGATGTAGAGAAACTTGGCGAATTTAATGCAAAAGAACATACACCATTCGTATTAGATACAATTAAAATGTTAACAGAAGAACAACTGAATGTTCCGTTAATCGGCTTTGGTGGGGCACCGTTCACATTAGCAAGTTACATGATTGAGGGTGGCCCTTCTAAAAACTATGCAAAAACAAAATCATTTATGGTATCAGAACCACAAGCTTGGTTTTTATTAATGGATAAGCTAAGCGATATGATTATTGTTGATATTACAGCACAAGTTGAAGCAGGCGCAAAAGCTGTGCAAATTTTTGACTCTTGGGTAGGCGCATTAAGCGTTGAAGATTACCGCATTTTCATTAAACCAATAATGACACGTATTTTTGGCGAATTACGTAAGTTAAATGTACCGCTAATTCAGTTTGGTGTGGGTGCTAGTCACTTAGTTAATGAGTGGCATGACCTTCCAATTGATGTAGTAGGCTTAGACTGGCGTTTACCAATTCGTGAAGCAAGAGCTAAAGGCATCACAAAACCAGTACAAGGTAATTTAGATCCAACATTATTACTTGCGGACTGGTCAGTAATTGAGGCTCGTGCGAAAGATATTATTGACCAAGGTTTAGAAACACCAGGTCATATTTTTAACTTAGGTCACGGGGTGTTCCCAGAAGTAGACCCAGACGTATTAAAACGATTAACAGCATTTATACATGATTATAGCCGTGAGCAAATTGCTACACGTAAATAA
- a CDS encoding response regulator transcription factor: protein MATILIVDDEQDMRNLIDVMLTKSGFKTFTAANGTEAYHVLMQEIVDLVLLDVMMPGEDGFTVCEAIRSLSNTPVIFLTARDANEDKVKGLTLGGDDYMVKPFTASELIARINAVLRRTGVTTHDVEQKFLQRGVIQLDESSRKVMINQQPVVLTLKEYELLHLFMQNPDTVYSREQLLELIWDINYAGGTRTVDTHIKTLRIKLGKKSKEASDYIQTVWGIGYRFEKCK, encoded by the coding sequence ATGGCAACGATTTTAATCGTCGATGATGAACAAGATATGCGTAATTTAATTGACGTTATGCTAACTAAATCTGGCTTCAAAACATTTACCGCTGCTAATGGAACGGAAGCATACCATGTTCTCATGCAAGAAATAGTGGATCTCGTTTTACTTGATGTGATGATGCCGGGGGAAGATGGCTTTACGGTGTGCGAAGCGATTCGTAGTCTTTCAAATACCCCAGTTATTTTCCTAACAGCTCGCGATGCAAATGAGGATAAAGTAAAAGGATTAACGCTTGGCGGCGATGATTATATGGTCAAACCATTTACAGCAAGTGAGCTCATAGCACGAATTAACGCAGTGCTACGTCGTACAGGTGTAACTACACATGATGTGGAGCAAAAGTTTTTACAGCGTGGGGTTATTCAGCTCGATGAAAGTTCACGTAAAGTAATGATTAATCAACAGCCCGTAGTCTTAACATTAAAAGAATACGAGCTCCTGCATTTATTTATGCAAAATCCAGATACGGTCTATTCACGTGAGCAATTGCTAGAGCTTATTTGGGATATTAATTATGCTGGAGGCACGCGCACGGTAGATACCCATATTAAAACGCTGCGCATAAAGCTAGGCAAAAAGTCGAAGGAAGCAAGTGACTATATCCAAACGGTATGGGGTATTGGTTATCGCTTTGAAAAATGTAAATGA
- a CDS encoding YncE family protein — protein MTGRRIIYMSMLCVCLIAGCSNEHYAEVDPHQSFVASMNILQPSLTIYDKKAKEIATWSFEKAYTGAVLVGYDSILLYGHQLDEADLYELSSGKKLTAIETGLGVTNAYYNDASEQLFITNSRTNELSSYSAQGRLLQSIKLRNYPMSMAASGENLYVINYKDTVLSVVSMKDLQLVDEWDIAKSSHGILVLPEQDSIWIGGHGEGSSPNQSVDIYNLNNGKKVKEVAMPLMPVGFAKQDDEIAVISHGENELYVTDSAGVIKWQAEIGANPFAVAYFKKAIIVAGYDDQTLYFIQDGNVTAEIRTGKGPFQLLVREG, from the coding sequence ATGACAGGACGTCGAATAATTTATATGAGTATGTTATGTGTTTGTCTTATTGCAGGCTGTTCAAATGAACATTATGCAGAAGTTGATCCCCATCAATCCTTTGTTGCATCGATGAATATTTTACAGCCGTCGCTCACAATTTATGACAAAAAAGCAAAGGAAATTGCAACATGGTCTTTTGAAAAAGCATATACAGGTGCAGTCTTAGTTGGCTACGATTCTATCTTGCTATATGGACATCAGTTAGATGAAGCGGATTTATATGAATTGTCGTCTGGTAAAAAATTAACGGCGATAGAAACAGGGCTTGGCGTTACGAATGCATATTATAATGACGCATCGGAACAATTATTTATTACTAATAGTCGAACGAATGAGTTATCGAGCTATAGCGCACAGGGCCGCCTCTTACAATCTATAAAGCTACGGAATTATCCGATGTCTATGGCGGCTTCTGGAGAAAATTTATATGTAATTAACTATAAAGATACGGTGCTATCCGTCGTATCAATGAAAGATTTACAACTGGTCGATGAATGGGACATTGCCAAATCATCACATGGTATTTTAGTATTGCCAGAACAAGATAGTATTTGGATTGGTGGGCACGGTGAAGGAAGTAGCCCAAATCAAAGCGTCGATATTTATAATTTGAACAACGGTAAAAAAGTGAAGGAAGTAGCTATGCCATTAATGCCTGTAGGATTTGCTAAGCAAGACGATGAAATTGCTGTTATTAGTCACGGTGAAAATGAGCTATATGTAACAGATTCAGCAGGAGTGATCAAATGGCAGGCTGAAATAGGAGCCAATCCATTTGCGGTCGCTTATTTTAAGAAAGCGATTATAGTAGCAGGCTATGACGACCAAACCTTATATTTCATTCAGGACGGCAATGTAACAGCAGAAATCAGGACAGGCAAAGGTCCGTTTCAATTACTTGTAAGAGAGGGATAA
- a CDS encoding TetR/AcrR family transcriptional regulator, with the protein MDRRQEILEAASKSFSLFGYKATTMDQVAKIANVGKGTIYTFFANKEELLQEVVISMIREMKAETDATIDPNLGFMKNAHIALMKMLQFRERHLLFAKLIEEEKELRTPTVKQMLLQIEEEIVSYVAGRIQIGIDKDEINPCNPQHVAYLLLKSYLAFIVDWQITHDEQLGEQAILSIFKETIFRGLAKN; encoded by the coding sequence ATGGATAGAAGGCAAGAAATTTTAGAAGCCGCATCAAAATCTTTTTCATTATTTGGTTATAAAGCAACGACAATGGACCAAGTAGCAAAAATTGCTAATGTCGGTAAAGGAACGATTTATACATTTTTTGCGAATAAAGAAGAGCTACTTCAAGAAGTTGTTATTTCGATGATTCGTGAAATGAAGGCAGAAACGGATGCAACAATTGATCCTAATCTAGGTTTTATGAAAAATGCACATATTGCACTAATGAAAATGCTTCAATTTAGGGAGCGTCATTTGTTGTTTGCAAAGCTGATTGAAGAGGAAAAGGAACTTCGAACACCTACAGTGAAACAAATGCTCCTTCAAATAGAAGAAGAAATCGTATCGTATGTGGCAGGTCGTATCCAAATCGGTATTGATAAAGACGAGATTAATCCATGTAATCCTCAGCATGTCGCATATTTATTATTAAAATCCTATTTAGCCTTTATTGTCGATTGGCAAATAACACATGATGAGCAATTAGGTGAACAGGCTATTTTATCGATATTTAAAGAAACAATTTTTCGTGGATTAGCTAAAAATTAA
- the hemY gene encoding protoporphyrinogen oxidase has translation MMRVTLTRRKVVVIGGGITGLTTAFYLQQEAKQYNLPLDVVLIESSLRVGGKIHTLRKDGFIIERGPESFFDSCSSVRSLARDLRIEHEIVQNKNGQTYIAVGSELHPIPSNLLFGGSPEVSSFITSSLISISGKIRAAGDLLLPKSSEKIDEPISDFFRRRFGKEVVENLVEPVLAGTFAGDVDHLSMQSMFPQFYQLEKEHRSLILGMKKSGKGIYAIGDDKDELHYETFRNGLETLVETLEAELAPNTILKGVKVDSIEKSSDNSLQIYLNNIAPIQADAVIMTTPYNVAKDVFRGSNLMQDLPSMNYATIATVTMAFKEGQINKYKDALNFFVSRNSDFAITSCTWNNRKWDNVSPEGYDLLRVYIGRVGDESIVELSDSEIEKTVVQDLQKAIDLHDNPVFTVVARWKQSMPQYTVGHDKLLSILKERFSEQFPQVQLIGSSYEGISVPDCVAQGKNAAKHLIDQMFSSEAV, from the coding sequence ATGATGAGGGTGACTTTAACAAGACGCAAGGTAGTCGTAATAGGTGGTGGAATTACAGGTTTAACGACGGCATTCTATTTACAACAAGAAGCGAAGCAGTATAATTTGCCATTAGATGTGGTGTTAATCGAATCCTCATTGCGCGTAGGTGGGAAAATCCATACTTTGCGCAAGGATGGATTTATCATTGAGCGTGGCCCTGAGTCGTTTTTCGATTCTTGTAGTAGTGTCCGTTCGTTAGCTCGTGATTTGCGGATTGAACATGAGATTGTTCAAAATAAAAATGGACAAACTTATATAGCAGTGGGTAGTGAACTGCATCCAATCCCGAGTAATTTATTATTCGGGGGATCACCTGAAGTCTCCTCATTCATTACTTCTAGTTTAATTTCTATAAGTGGTAAAATTCGAGCAGCAGGTGATCTTTTATTGCCGAAATCAAGTGAGAAAATAGACGAACCAATTAGTGATTTCTTTAGACGACGTTTCGGAAAAGAAGTGGTAGAAAATTTAGTGGAGCCCGTTCTTGCAGGTACATTTGCAGGTGATGTGGACCATTTAAGTATGCAATCTATGTTTCCACAGTTTTACCAGTTAGAGAAAGAGCATCGCAGTCTTATTTTAGGCATGAAGAAATCAGGTAAAGGAATTTACGCCATTGGAGACGATAAAGATGAGCTACATTACGAAACATTTCGCAATGGCTTAGAAACATTAGTCGAAACGTTAGAAGCGGAACTAGCACCAAATACGATTCTAAAAGGTGTAAAAGTCGATTCAATCGAAAAATCATCTGACAATTCATTGCAAATTTATTTAAATAATATTGCACCGATTCAAGCGGATGCGGTCATTATGACGACACCGTATAATGTAGCAAAAGATGTATTTAGAGGTTCCAACCTAATGCAAGATTTACCGAGTATGAACTATGCGACGATTGCTACTGTCACAATGGCATTTAAAGAAGGCCAAATTAATAAATATAAGGACGCGTTAAACTTTTTTGTTTCACGTAACAGTGATTTTGCGATTACATCGTGTACATGGAATAACCGAAAATGGGATAATGTCTCACCAGAAGGCTACGACTTACTCCGTGTGTATATTGGTCGTGTTGGAGATGAATCAATCGTAGAATTATCGGATAGCGAAATTGAAAAAACTGTCGTTCAAGACTTACAAAAGGCAATTGACCTGCATGATAATCCAGTATTTACAGTCGTTGCACGTTGGAAGCAATCTATGCCGCAGTACACAGTAGGTCATGATAAACTTTTAAGCATTTTAAAGGAACGGTTTAGTGAGCAGTTCCCTCAAGTACAGCTTATTGGGAGCTCATATGAGGGGATTAGTGTACCGGACTGTGTTGCACAAGGGAAAAATGCAGCAAAGCACCTTATAGACCAAATGTTTTCAAGTGAAGCCGTTTAA
- a CDS encoding YhgE/Pip domain-containing protein: MIKAEWLKIFKTKKMLVAIFAVLFIPVLYSGMFLWAFWDPYAQLSSMPVAIVNGDKGATIDGEEIRLGETLTDELIESEQFKFIEIDSDGAEDKLKEQNYYILIKIPENFSQHATTLLDETPSKLTIEYIPNEGFNFLGAQIGETAMDRIKAEVNSQVSKTYAEKLFDSISTLGDGFTEASVGATKLDDGAQKIVDGAGDIKGYLEQLASSTIELSDGTSELTVGAASAATGASQLASGVSTIADASAQLASGASTVSEGASQLQQGIAQYTNGVAQVADGQASLTSGQSSLAENLAALTTGTAGIDDKIKALADGSTSVAGGIDQLAASLEAIIPMLPEENQTALKTALVQLQAGSKQVSGGLSQLYTGTENIDDKIAALSDGAAQLNAGQQQVAAGVKQLNGSSSQLVDGSNSLASGNATLAEKLTELTAGAQTAAIGANDLATGLNTLAVGSIKINDGTSLLAEKTGELADGTTTLVNGTKELADGTTTLAGKLGEASEQVNVNPTEETYDMVAAPVEIEKTAVNHVPNYGTGFAPYFISLGLFVGALLISIVFPLVEPAIRPKSGASWFFSKVSVLTIVGIIQALISVFVVVGWLGLEVDSMPKFIVTAILTSFTFIALIQLLVSVLGDSGRFVGILILIFQLTTSAGTFPIELVPNQLHIFNTFLPMTFTVQSFKAAISTGDSSFLIYNWSILGVFLVACLALTFGYFALLYNKRYSKGVEQV; encoded by the coding sequence ATGATTAAGGCAGAATGGTTAAAAATTTTCAAAACGAAAAAAATGCTTGTGGCAATTTTTGCAGTATTATTTATTCCAGTACTGTATAGTGGTATGTTTCTCTGGGCATTTTGGGATCCGTATGCTCAGCTAAGTAGTATGCCGGTTGCGATTGTCAATGGAGACAAAGGTGCTACAATAGACGGTGAAGAAATACGATTAGGAGAAACGTTAACAGACGAGTTGATTGAAAGTGAACAATTTAAGTTCATTGAAATCGACTCAGACGGTGCAGAAGATAAATTAAAGGAACAAAATTATTATATTTTAATCAAAATCCCTGAAAACTTCTCACAACATGCAACAACATTATTAGATGAAACACCCTCTAAATTAACAATTGAATACATTCCTAACGAAGGTTTTAACTTTTTAGGAGCACAAATCGGGGAAACAGCAATGGATCGAATTAAAGCAGAGGTGAATAGTCAAGTTTCTAAAACATATGCTGAAAAATTATTCGATTCCATCTCAACATTAGGTGATGGCTTTACAGAAGCGTCAGTCGGTGCTACTAAGCTTGATGATGGTGCACAAAAAATTGTGGACGGAGCAGGTGACATCAAAGGGTATTTAGAGCAGTTAGCATCAAGTACGATTGAGTTATCTGATGGTACTAGTGAGTTAACGGTTGGTGCTGCTAGTGCAGCAACAGGAGCATCTCAACTAGCGTCAGGTGTTTCAACAATTGCAGATGCTAGTGCACAGCTAGCATCAGGAGCCTCCACTGTGTCTGAAGGTGCTAGTCAGTTGCAGCAAGGTATTGCTCAATATACTAATGGGGTCGCTCAAGTAGCTGATGGCCAGGCATCACTTACAAGTGGTCAATCAAGTTTAGCTGAAAACTTAGCGGCGCTTACAACAGGTACAGCTGGAATTGATGACAAGATTAAAGCGTTAGCAGATGGTTCAACAAGTGTAGCAGGGGGCATTGATCAGCTAGCGGCATCACTCGAAGCAATCATTCCCATGCTTCCTGAAGAAAATCAAACTGCTTTAAAAACAGCATTAGTACAATTACAAGCAGGTAGTAAACAGGTAAGCGGTGGATTATCACAGCTTTACACGGGTACAGAAAATATTGATGATAAAATTGCAGCACTGAGCGACGGCGCAGCCCAATTAAATGCGGGTCAACAACAAGTAGCAGCAGGTGTGAAACAATTAAATGGTAGTTCATCACAGTTAGTAGACGGTTCAAATAGTCTTGCTAGCGGTAATGCAACATTAGCTGAAAAATTAACGGAGCTTACAGCGGGTGCACAAACTGCTGCTATAGGCGCAAATGATTTAGCAACAGGTTTAAATACTTTAGCGGTAGGATCAATAAAAATAAATGATGGTACATCTTTGCTTGCAGAAAAAACTGGGGAACTAGCAGATGGTACAACTACTTTAGTAAATGGCACAAAAGAGTTAGCAGATGGTACAACTACTTTAGCTGGAAAATTGGGTGAAGCAAGTGAGCAAGTAAACGTGAATCCAACAGAGGAAACATACGATATGGTAGCAGCACCCGTAGAAATTGAAAAAACAGCGGTTAACCACGTACCAAACTATGGTACAGGTTTCGCACCGTACTTCATTTCTCTTGGATTATTTGTTGGAGCTTTACTAATTTCGATCGTATTTCCACTCGTTGAGCCAGCCATTCGCCCGAAAAGCGGTGCAAGTTGGTTCTTCAGTAAAGTTTCTGTATTAACAATTGTTGGTATTATTCAAGCGTTAATATCAGTATTCGTTGTTGTCGGCTGGTTAGGATTAGAAGTGGATAGCATGCCGAAATTTATTGTAACAGCAATATTAACAAGTTTTACGTTCATAGCGTTAATTCAGTTATTAGTGTCTGTACTTGGTGATTCAGGTCGTTTCGTTGGTATATTAATTTTAATTTTCCAATTAACAACAAGCGCGGGGACATTCCCAATTGAATTAGTACCGAATCAGTTGCACATCTTTAATACATTCTTACCGATGACATTTACTGTTCAATCGTTCAAAGCGGCGATTTCAACAGGGGATAGTTCATTCTTAATATACAATTGGTCAATTCTTGGTGTCTTCTTAGTAGCATGCCTAGCATTAACTTTTGGTTACTTTGCACTGCTATATAACAAACGCTATTCAAAAGGCGTAGAACAAGTGTAA
- the hemH gene encoding ferrochelatase has translation MKEVRGLLVMAYGTPYSEADIERYYTHIRRGRKPSQEHIDDLAARYEAIGGISPLAKMTKSQAEALCTRLNEVQDEVEYKLFIGLKHIEPFVEDAVEAMVAEGIREAVSIVLAPHFSTFSIKSYNGRAKEAAEKLGGTLNITSVESFYTEPKFIEFWKQAVQGEFAKMTDDERANACLVVSNHSLPEKIKLAGDPYEEQLIETARLIQEAAGIENVKVGWQSAGQTPEPWLGPDVQDLTRDLYNEFGYKAFVYIPVGFVTEHLEVLYDNDIECKVVCDEIGASYYRPTMPNTHPLFIDAMVDVINKTLAN, from the coding sequence ATGAAAGAAGTACGTGGATTATTAGTCATGGCATACGGAACTCCTTACTCAGAGGCAGATATCGAACGTTATTACACACATATCCGTCGCGGTCGTAAGCCATCTCAAGAACATATTGATGACCTTGCTGCTCGTTATGAGGCAATCGGTGGGATTTCACCACTTGCTAAAATGACTAAATCGCAAGCAGAAGCACTTTGTACACGGTTGAATGAAGTACAAGACGAAGTAGAATACAAACTATTTATCGGTCTTAAGCACATTGAGCCATTCGTAGAAGATGCTGTTGAAGCAATGGTTGCAGAAGGAATCCGTGAAGCGGTATCAATCGTACTTGCTCCTCACTTTTCGACATTCTCAATCAAATCATACAACGGTCGTGCAAAAGAAGCGGCTGAAAAACTTGGTGGTACATTAAACATTACTTCTGTAGAATCATTCTACACTGAGCCAAAGTTTATCGAATTTTGGAAGCAAGCCGTTCAAGGTGAGTTTGCAAAAATGACAGACGATGAACGAGCAAATGCATGTCTAGTTGTGTCAAACCACTCATTACCAGAAAAAATCAAATTAGCTGGTGACCCATACGAGGAGCAATTAATCGAAACAGCGCGTCTTATTCAAGAAGCAGCTGGTATCGAAAACGTAAAAGTTGGTTGGCAATCAGCTGGTCAAACACCAGAGCCATGGTTAGGACCCGATGTACAAGATTTAACACGTGATTTATATAATGAATTTGGCTATAAAGCATTCGTATATATTCCAGTTGGCTTTGTAACGGAGCATTTAGAAGTTCTTTATGATAACGATATCGAATGTAAAGTTGTGTGTGACGAAATTGGGGCAAGCTACTACCGCCCAACAATGCCAAACACGCATCCATTATTTATAGATGCAATGGTAGATGTAATCAATAAAACGTTAGCGAATTAA
- a CDS encoding antibiotic biosynthesis monooxygenase family protein, whose translation MYIYLTSGTADYMEKLVEKYTKENLLILHGNGNSVLLHESEKKSVFAMPRKFEVIDGVGDLQQKGFFVFHNIPVTEEGRPIFEKQFLEQTASLKSDSSLIAYRFLRPVKAETYIILTQWPGPASFEVWKNSSHYKNNIAPLIEESTSTVQAIFHATAYTTTYSAPPKK comes from the coding sequence ATGTATATTTATTTAACGTCCGGCACAGCTGATTACATGGAAAAACTAGTAGAGAAATACACGAAAGAAAATTTATTAATTTTACATGGCAACGGGAATTCTGTGTTATTGCATGAATCCGAAAAAAAATCAGTGTTTGCGATGCCACGCAAGTTCGAGGTCATTGATGGAGTTGGTGACTTGCAGCAAAAAGGCTTCTTTGTTTTTCATAATATCCCAGTTACAGAGGAAGGGCGTCCCATTTTTGAAAAGCAATTTTTAGAACAGACCGCTTCGCTAAAATCTGATTCTTCGTTAATTGCCTACCGTTTTTTAAGACCCGTTAAGGCAGAGACGTATATCATTTTGACACAATGGCCTGGCCCTGCTTCCTTTGAGGTTTGGAAAAACTCGAGCCATTATAAAAACAACATCGCCCCATTAATTGAAGAATCAACTTCTACAGTTCAAGCCATTTTTCATGCTACGGCTTATACAACAACTTATTCTGCACCACCAAAAAAGTAG
- a CDS encoding FixH family protein has product MKKWLFSLVAVPALLFGCAEEEPVVDTIDSGVMPVAIDVAITSPATFNAKETVELSAHVTQGEEAVNDADEVKFEIWESGMRDMGEMLDGTLTEEGTYKVDYTFDHDGVYYMFAHTTARGLHMMPKQEIIVGNPDMGKVLEDTSSNSMNHGNQEMDESEDGHGQTEESDENHNH; this is encoded by the coding sequence ATGAAAAAGTGGTTATTTAGTTTAGTAGCAGTACCAGCATTATTATTTGGCTGTGCGGAAGAAGAGCCAGTCGTGGATACAATTGATAGCGGCGTGATGCCGGTTGCAATTGATGTAGCAATTACATCTCCAGCAACTTTTAATGCAAAGGAGACAGTGGAGCTTTCTGCACATGTAACACAGGGGGAAGAAGCTGTAAATGATGCTGACGAAGTGAAGTTTGAAATATGGGAATCCGGAATGCGTGATATGGGCGAAATGCTTGATGGGACATTAACGGAAGAAGGTACGTATAAAGTGGATTACACATTTGATCATGATGGTGTGTACTATATGTTTGCACATACTACAGCTCGCGGTTTACACATGATGCCGAAACAAGAAATTATAGTTGGGAATCCAGACATGGGCAAAGTGTTAGAAGATACGAGCTCAAACTCTATGAATCACGGCAACCAAGAGATGGATGAATCAGAAGATGGGCATGGCCAAACTGAAGAATCAGATGAAAATCACAATCATTAA